Genomic segment of Apium graveolens cultivar Ventura chromosome 7, ASM990537v1, whole genome shotgun sequence:
CTAAAGACTCTCCCGTCCGCATAATTATCAGTCTTCCTCAAAGACCCTACCATGACCTCCGACCACAACTCCAAATTTCCTCCTTTGCTGCAAAACACCTGATTATTGTGACTTTGAATCTTACACCCAACACCTTCTTTCTTTCCAGTCATCGCCTTTCTTTTGTTGCCTAAACACTCCCACGAGTTTTCAGCACCCATATTCCTCATATCAGAGAAGAAAACCTCTCCTGAATTCACACCAACCTTAAATATCGCAGAAAGATTATCCATAACAGTAACATCCGCAAAACAATCAACATTCTCCTTCAATTCCCAAACAACATTACCCGACCTAATATCCCAAAACTTAATATTACCCATTACTCCATGAGGTCCACTATGCGAACCAGAAGCCATTAACAAATTATAACTAGGAACCCAATTCAATTTCGTTGCTGGAATGGCAGAACCAAGATCAGCACCATAAACCTCACAATGACCAATCTCAGCAACCGGACGAAAACTACCCTGCAAATCATAAACCATGATTGCACTCGAATTTCGTCTACCGGACTCAAAACTAGTAAACAAGAAATCAGGTGATGACCCAATTCCCTGCACAGTTGAACTAGACCTAGTCACATTTTCCCAACTCAATGTCTCCCTAACAAACCCTTTTTCGAGATCAAGAATTTGCAACCCTGAAAAATCAGTAGCACCAGCAGCAGCAATGACAGGACTAATAGACAACAAAGAATCAACAGCACTAAATTCAGTCAAAATGGTTGATTTTTTCCTTAATGACCAATCAAAAGATGTAATCTTGCTACCATGTGCAACATGAACAGAACCATAAGGAGTTGTAGACATACAATTAGGCTCATCTCTACCATTCAAAGACAAAACTAAAGACTTTTCAAGATTAAAAGCTTCAAATTGAGAAGGGTTAGATAAAGAACCAACAAGAACATCTTCAATCCCATAAAACTTGGCCTCAAAAATCAAATCTTGAAGATCAATACCTTTAGCTTTAGATGAAAGATTCCCAGTTCTCAACAAAGACAACAAAATAGCAAACAATTCAGGGTCTCTATCaataaaaatcacatttttatcaTCACAAGCCTGAGAAAGAATTGAATTAGGCCCAGCTAAAGCTAAAGTTTGTTTAGTAGTTTGAAAAAGATGGCCACCAACATCAATGGTAAGAACATTAGACTTAAAATCTTGAGATTTTGATTGAAACCCATGTGAACAAGGTGGTGAAGAAGCTAAAGATGGCATCTTTTTGGATTCTTGATGAGAAATGGTGAAATTTGGTATGaatgtgtgtgtatgtataggCTTATATTGAAGGGGAAGAGTCAAATAAAGAAGAGGGAAAATAGGGAGTTAAGTTGGCGGCTTGAAAGAGCAGTCCAAGTTGGACCAGAAGAAGAGAGAAAAACACTCTGTGGAATGTACTTGTGGGATTtgtgttctaggcacatgacatAAATGAGGTCCATTTGTATGGACTTTTACAAAGATTTGCATGTACAATCCAGGGGATGAGTCTAGATGAAATTATTTGACATTTTTGTTTGAATATATTTATGGAATTACAAGTATATTGTCATTTGTCAAACATATAAATATAATGCGGATAAGGGTTCTTTTTATCtgtgttttttttaatttgttgtaTTATATTTGTGCACGTAATTAAAAGTTATTTAATCGGATGGTAAAagtaattattttttaattttagtacAATTTATATACTTTTAgtcatatttttttaaataaaatcaTTATACTTTTAGtcatattttttaaataaaaacatTTTTGCTATACGGTTCAAGCACTTTGAAATTTatgcaaaaaaataaaatatcatataaGAAAATAGAGAGACAGTAAAAGTTCTATGAGTGTTCTTAAGTAAGACTAGGCTGAAGATATCAAAAGTGTTTTTATGTGGTATAAAAGTGATTACAAACGGTCACTATTCGGTATTGTTTATTACatctttttatatttatattttatatttacacATGTTCATACATAAGTCGGGGTCTTTTGAAAAACAGCCTCTTCGTTATTTTGAATGAATGGAAGACTGCCGTACATCATACCGTCCCCAGACCTGCTTTTGGAGGATATTATGGGATACGTTTGTTTTGGTTTGGGTTAGAGAGACGATAGGCTTTTGTTAAAAGTTTTAATATTCACTCTTTTTTTACTTCAAATTTTAAAAGGTTGGACTACATAGTTTAAATTTTTTTTGTGAATAAAGATattatgttaatatttttattttacaattcttttaaataatattttaattatatgaTCTGACCGTACCTACGGAAAATTCATAAAACTGTTGTTTCCGGATGAAGGGAGTAATTTATAAATTTCCGAATTATACTTTTTTTCATGACCAAACTGTCGATTTTATTCGCACTTATTCTGTTTTTAGAACttgacaaaaaaaatattatattttaagaATTACACCGGTCTATGGTTGAGGCTCTTTTGAATAATAGCCCAATCATATTTAATGGGCCAAACGGACTCAATTCTACAGGCTCCCAAATAATCATTAAAGCCCAAGAAAGACCGTATATTCATTGCAAAATTTAGTTCATAAATTTAATATTGAAAATTAATGTGATACGAGGATAATGAGTACAAAAACTACGTCAAATTATCGCACTTGATATTATGTTTTTACTCTCGTGATCAGTGTTGTAAAAATCGAGAATCGGACCTAATAAATTCAGCTCTCGATTTAGGATTAATTGAAAATTGGGGATTAATCGGAGGGATTCTTGACAAAAAAATATTATGTTCTActctaaaaaaattaaaatattctgTTTTTTTTTTAAACTGGAAGATTTTTATTAATCCATCAAATTGTCACTTACAAGATACTCCAACACTGAATGTGGAGGAGTCGAAAAATCAACAAAGCAATTAACATCACAAGGAACTCTAGCAACTGAATGAGCTACCTTGTTGGCTTGCTTTTTAATAAATGAAAGCACAATATCACTACGAGTTCTCAGGACATCACGACACTCTTGGAACACTACACCTGCTTCCAAATAAATCTCAGAAGTCTTATTAATAGCTTGGACTGAAATCAGAGAATCACTCTCTACATCCACATGCTGCAGATCCAATAAACTTGCCCATCTGGTAGCTTCTAGAATTGCAGTAGCCTCTGCTTCCACAACTGGCACTACACCTGCAAACCTGCGTGCT
This window contains:
- the LOC141673048 gene encoding BTB/POZ domain-containing protein At5g41330-like, translating into MPSLASSPPCSHGFQSKSQDFKSNVLTIDVGGHLFQTTKQTLALAGPNSILSQACDDKNVIFIDRDPELFAILLSLLRTGNLSSKAKGIDLQDLIFEAKFYGIEDVLVGSLSNPSQFEAFNLEKSLVLSLNGRDEPNCMSTTPYGSVHVAHGSKITSFDWSLRKKSTILTEFSAVDSLLSISPVIAAAGATDFSGLQILDLEKGFVRETLSWENVTRSSSTVQGIGSSPDFLFTSFESGRRNSSAIMVYDLQGSFRPVAEIGHCEVYGADLGSAIPATKLNWVPSYNLLMASGSHSGPHGVMGNIKFWDIRSGNVVWELKENVDCFADVTVMDNLSAIFKVGVNSGEVFFSDMRNMGAENSWECLGNKRKAMTGKKEGVGCKIQSHNNQVFCSKGGNLELWSEVMVGSLRKTDNYADGRVFRKNLMGREKDMGGSRITNLQFGGNKMFVTRKDQQFVEVWQSSVRGF